In Candidatus Babeliales bacterium, the genomic stretch CAAGCACACAGACTCGTAGTAACAATTTTTCCGCATATCTGTGTATAAGCGGGCAATGTCCTCAGTGACACCACCGCCCCATACCTTCACACTAGGAGCCACTAGCGCTAGGACACCCAAACTCACTAATCCCGGCAACCAGCGCTTGAAATCTTCTTGGACAATGCCTGGTTCAGTTACCATTTCAAGAGCAACTTCACCTTTTACCTGATCAACTGCATCTACCTGCACAATAGTGAAGAAGACCGCAAGACTTACATAAAAAGAAATACGACGCATGAATAACTCCTCATATTCTTATAATTTACGCAACATTATCAACAAGGTTTGGTTTGAGCATTGAATGCCGTGATTGGTGCATGTACGTATCATATGCCTCGCGCCATGCATCATATGTGTACTTCACAACAAATGGAAACCCAAAAAGAGCAAAAATAATACGAGCTGTGAGCGGGATTCGTCCCTCTAATGAAATTCCCTTGGCTAGTGTTATGCGTTTTACATCCTCTTGAATAATGCGCCAAGTTTGTGCAGAAAAGGTCTCATCATCGCTCGGTCCCGGTATCACAAATTGATCGCGTGCCCACCTACATTGAAATCGCGTGTACATGTGAAAATCGCGCCCAATCAAACCCATGATAACCGCCCAGAGTATCGCCTTGCTGTAAACATGACGTTTATTCTGCTGGATTTCTTGCTGGGTTGGCGCATGCTCAATCTCGTCAGCAGACACGCATGGCGTAACACCTAATAATACTATACCTAACCACAAAACTTTCATGGATTCTCCTTTGAAAAAGGATGAGAAGAACTTCTAGAAGATTGTAACTTATTTTATGATAAAGACAAAAAATAAGACCGATTTCTCGGCCTTATTTTTGAGTACTTTTTGTCTATGAAACACTCTCATAATCTCGTCGATCATACCACCGACTAATCACAAGCCACTCATACCAGAATGAGTAGTGAAAATGTCCCGCGTGCGGTCTGAGATCACCTTTTTTATAACATTTGCGCGGCAGCAAGGGACGCCACCAGACTCTTCCATCACATTTCTTATCATAACAATTTCTAGTCTTTGCTTCTCTAAATGCGTGAGCAATCGCCCATTTACGTGGTAGTAACAGCAAACCTATCAATGATCCTGCAACAGCTGCAACCAACCCTATTCTGCGTGTATTCTGTTTGGTATCTGCTACTTCATCGCTCACTAAATTGTTAGCAATCTTACTATCATGCGCACTGGTCATATCAATGCGATCATTCTCAATCTCATATGTAGCAGATGCAGCCACCACACCAAACCAAAATACAAGAATTATTCGCTTCATATCCATCCTTAGCGCTGCGCTTTACCATTATTGCTCAGTTAAACGAACACGAATCAATTCGCGGTTCAATACTTTAAAGAATTCATCAATCAACTCGTGGGCATCTCCATCACATCTGCCATTTAGTGTATCTTCGAGTGCCGTGATAAACGCAGGTACATGCTGCTTAACCAAAAACTTGTTGATGCGACACAACTCTAGGGCATTATCACCCTGACGTTTTAACTCACGTGAACGGAATGATAAAAATGCAGATATCTTTTCTACGTCATGGACCACAGTCTTGATAGTATTGGTGATCGCATCAACCAAATACTCACGATCTATAGGCGCAATAAAACTTTCTCCAAGATACCTTGAATAGTCGCCTAATAGACGTTCAGCCTCGTCAAGAGTGGTTTCGTGCTTAAGGAATAGCTCAATGCTTTCGTAAACGGCTTCACCATCAAACAACTGTTCCATCCAGCGGTGTAAACGTGCCGAATAGATCATGGCAGCAACACCAAGTCCACCATAGGTAACCACGGTTGCTGTATTTGTTGCATAAGCCATGCCAGCATTAACCAAACGTTGGCCAAAACTCCATGGCTCGACATGGGCAAGATGCTCATTCATTCTTTGCACGTCGCCCCGCAATTCCTGCACCTGCGTCGCCAATACGAGATCTTGCAAACCGACAACGCGAACTACTCCTTCAGGCCCTATAACTGACTCTTGCTGTTGTTCAGCCGGTCGCACCCAACCTTTGACTGTTCTGTATACTCCTGGAACGGTCATATAGATCAATGCACCTAGAACACCCGCATTGACGACACGACCAATCCAAAGTCCCTTGCTGTGTGCGCTCTCAATATGAGCACGTTCTTCTTTGATGCGTGCGACGCTTGGACGAGCAAAATGGAGTTCATTGCCGCACGCACCAAATGATTGGAGTACTATACATACAACCAATAGCTTTCTGAACAATTGCATATCGAATAACCTTTCCGTTTACTGTACACCAATAAGTCCTTGCTCCTTGAGAATATCGGGAGCAATGTTATGGCGCGTCCACCCTGGTTCAAGAACATAGTGTCGCTCTAGTGAACCATCTGCATGTTTGGTAATTTCCACCTTATAATTTCTATACGATCCTTGCCCTTCAGATTCCAATGCAATCATGCCAGAATAGTGCGTTGCATGAATACACATACTCGATGGTAATTTACCAAGCTGCTGTGCATACCAATGTGAAAGCTCTTCAGCTTGATCAGGAGCTGTACCCCTGAACATTTCATCGATAATACAGAAGGTAAATGCTTCGCGTGGCATCGACATAATTGCATGCAAAAGAATTTTTGCGCGATTTACTTCGGCAGCAAACAATGATAATCCACGTTGTACATCATCAGACACATCCATATACGTAATGATTGTGCTGAATGGAGTTAACACTGCACGACGTGCCGGTGCTATACCAAGCGACTGTGCCATGACTAATGCTAGCGCAGTTGCCTTGCTGATGGTTGATTTGCCACCTGTGTTAGGACCCGTAAGTATTACGTTGCGTGCTGCATCAGAGCCGCCCATGGTAATGGTATTGGGAACAACTGTCTGTGCATTTACCAATGGACTCCAGAATTCTTCCAAATGAAGGTATGGCGTTGATGCATCGACAAACTCAGGGAAACAATACGTTACACGTTCTGCTTCAAATTCTTTGACTAAACGAGCAGCAGACAAGTACGCGTCAAGCTTACCTAACGCCTGAAAGATCTTGACCCAGAAATAACGGGTTTCAAACATCAGACGGTTTGCAGCAAAGATACGTCCTGAGTTAGAGAAGAATGAACTTTCACCTTTAAATGTCCCGGTCTTAAGAAGCGAAACGAGTTCGCGGACATCTTCAGAAATTTTGTATTTTTTGTGATCGGCATTTGTATCTTTTTTGAGTGCAAATAAACGCATAATTAACTGTGTCTCAGGAACAGCACGAACAATACCAGGCTGATCTTCCAATAGATCTGCAACGACTTCCATCTCATCAAGCGTACGTGCAAGCGTCATAAGATCTTCTTGTAAGCCCTTTTGGGTTGCAACGGTAGCTCTCCAGTTTTTAAAGAAGTTACCAATCGTCTTTGGGGTATCTTTGATATATTCGGTACCCTTACGCAAGCCTTCTACTTTCCTATGCAACCAGATGGCACCAAAAAGGATACCTATGCCGCCTACGGCCGAAGTAGCCACAGCTCCAGGAAGATGAGCGCCCGCAAACTGAGCTATTGATCCAGGAACTAGGGCAGAAATATTACCAGGAGCCGCCCGTAGAGCTGCCAATCCAGAAACAAAACCTGCCGCTCCATAGCGCATCTGTTGTAGCGGCGAAGTCACAAGACGTCGAGCCGCAGATCTACCCGCTCCCAACCCCTGACCAAGAGCTTTCCATGCCGGCCACGCAAAGGTCAGCCACGCAATCGTACTAAAAGGACTATTTATATTGTCCCACACATTAATCGCAAACAACGCGCCAGGACTCTTGTCTAAACGATCCGTTGCAGGCTTTGCTGCATGATAGAGCACTTCACCAAGTCCGGGAATCTCACGATATGATTCTATTGTGGAACTTGTATAAAATTGACTTGCCATTTGTTGGCGTCCATAACGCGCATCTAAAAAGAATGGTAAGAAAGAATCTTCAGCAACTTTGACACTGTCCATAGTATGATCAAGCGCATCAAACAACGCCTGGTCATGGACAAGTTGCTTTACAACATTTTGACGTTTTTGAAGAACATCGATGGTATCACGAGATTCAACCAACATCCCTGCCAATGCGACCTCACCAAAGATAGACTTGGTTCTGTTAATTGCTTTAAAAAGATTACCTTTAACAAAGGTCTCAAGATCTGCACGGGTATCATCACCAACAATACGCCGCGTCCGACCGAGAGCTTGCTTCACATTTTTTTGCTCAGCTTCCCAGAAAAGCTGTAACACTGTTGCTGTTTTTTGAGCATGCCCCAACTTGGGTTTCATTAAGGCTTTATAGTTGCCGGTTTCTGCCAAAAATTCTTGTTCCTTGAAGTTAGGTTGAAACGCTTCAGCTGGAAGCATTTCATAGGCAAGAACCTCATATACAGAAGGCAATTTGGTTGGTGCTAATTCTTGAGCAAGAGCCTCATTTGATTCAAGCTCAAGATCACTGATACTCGCAATATCTGCAGCGGTTATAGCACTGTCCTGTGCAAGAGCAACCGGCATTTGCAATAGCATAATCCATACAAGAAACAAACTAGCTAGACGTTTGAACGTATTCATAATTGTCCGTCCTCATCAATTCTTACTAAACCATTTTTTTGAAGAATGCATCCGACTCCCGTGCAATCGTAGCAACGATTCTGTGGACTTCATTCATATCGATTGATCCATTATCAGCTTGAGCAAGAACCTTATTTAATTTCGGATACATACCATAGGCAATATAACGGTAAAAACAGTTATATTTTGGTTGTTTCACCATATCAGAATTTTTACCAATCGTATATTGGACAAAGCCTATAGAAGCCTCAAGCGCCTTGGTTGCCTTATTGATTTTGTCAATAAGCGTGTCAAATACCATAGGCGTAATTTCGCCAACTTCCATTAGGTCTTCAACATAGGCTTCAAGATCATCAAGAGCCTTTTTCGACTTCCTCAAGACAGACTCAGGATAAGCAATATCAGAGGCCCAGTTCTTAACATTTTTTGCAACCACATCTAAGCCAGATGCATATAAAGCAAATCCGGAAATTCCCGACCAAAATAATTTCTGGGATGCCTTCATAAGGTTATTGGTCCAGGCAGTAGATGCACCTAAATGGTTCAAAAACGATGCTGGTCCAATCCATTTAATCGGCCCATGCTGAGATAAAGCACCTATGGCCGCAGCACCCACTGGTTGCGCTTGCAGCTGATTCCCTAACCATGGTTCGTGTCCAAAGTATCCTGGAAGATGGTGCCCATATGCGGCATAGACAAGCGCCGCAGCGCCGACAACCGTTACGGTACTACCAGTATAATACAACCAGGTCTTGTTACGTGCAGACGTAACCCCAGCCTGTACACCAGAGTGCATTAAGGGATTAATAACCCGTTTATGATTTATATTTTCCTGGTAGTCAAACTGATAAGCGCAGCTATCAGATACCTTAACCTTCGATACCTGACCAGAACTACCCTGAACCTCAGCTACACCCTGTCCTGCTACAGATGCGATGACAGAGACTGGACTCCAAGCCATCAAGAATATGAGGAGAAGCATTGAATATCTGTGTTTCATTATCATTACCTCCATTTCATGCTCTATATCCATTCATTGATCAGTTTATCAAGCCCACATATGTCGTCAAAGGCATGCCTCAATTATGCCCTGTTGTAAGGCATTTCTCCCGAGTCATAAGTATTGACAATAGGTAGGCATAAGCTTACGTTACTTCAATCTCCTGTATTCAGAAGAAAGGACCGCTATGAATCTCCATATACGTCACCTACTCCTGATTTGCTCACTTCTTGTAGCATTCACAGGCACCACCTCTTGCGTACTTCATAGACGACAACCACAAGAGCTTCGCCATTTTCACACGGCTTTCCAGGCGGCTATCACTGTTACTGCCGTCATTCTCATTAGTGCCCCTGTCTGGTACCGGATAGGACGCTGGATCAGGTTCCAGCTTAAAAGTACTGATACCCTCTTGCAAGAAGCCAACGAGCTACTCTCGCACTATCATTATAGGTATGAAAAAATGTTCAATCTTCTGGGAACTACGCTCGATACTACCCAACAGTCAGCAGCATTCAAACAGGCCGTTCTGGACGCCCATGCCCGCTATGAAGAACAAGAACATGATACACTGATGGAATTTCTCAGATCATTCGATTGGTGCTCTGCATATGGCAGCGTAACCAAATACCCATTCTTGCACTACGAAAATAGGCTCAAAAATGCCATGGGCTGGCTTTTATGGTACCAGCATCGCCTAACATCAAAAACAGAAGCCCAGATTTGCAACCGACGTAATATTCATCAAGTGCAAGAGCTCCTCAGCGATACTATCGGCCGCATGAGAGCCTCGCTCTCCCAACTACGAACGTCATATGAATATCTACAAGAAAAGAACCAAAAAGAACAGGATGAGCGTATCAAGCAGATCCAAGCGAGCCAAGCTGCCCAGCTTGCCCAACAACAACAGATCATTAACCAACTCCAACAGCAGCAACAACAAGCTCAATACCAAGCCCAGCTACCACCACAACCAACAGCTCCACTTATGGAAGAAGACAATTCTCTGTACTATGTACCTGCATATGAGCCTCCGCCTGCCTACGATCGCGAAATCCCACCCCCGGCATATGATGGTCCTCCCGCATATAGCGTAGAAGATCCAAATAAGAGAAATTAACTAAGAACTGCCTTGAGATAAAGACCCGTGTGACTATGTGCAGAGAGAGCTACCTTAGTTGGTGAACCTTCCGCGACTACCATGCCGCCCTTGTCGCCACCTTCTGGGCCAAGATCGATTAGGTAATCAACAGTCTTGAGTACGTCGAGATTGTGCTCAATGATAATCATAGAATTGCCCTTGTCGACCAGGCGCTTAAGCACCATAAGCAACTTTTCGATGTCACTGTTATGGAGCCCGGTTGTTGGTTCATCGAGAATGTAGAGAGTTTCATTGCCACGTTTTGCAAGCTCGTCAACCAGCTTAATACGCTGCGCCTCGCCACCAGAGAGAGTCGTTGACGGTTGCCCTAGTTGGACATAGCCAAGACCAACATCACACATGAGCTGTAATCGTTTTGCGATATGTTTATGTGCCTCAAAGAACGGTAATGCCTCCGTAGCGGTCATGGCAAGGATATCGGCGATATTTTTACCCTTATATGTAATCGCCAGGGTCTCAGCATTGTACCGCTTACCCCTACAAATCTTACAGGTCATAACCACATCAGGCATAAACTGCATAGATACTTTTTTAACTCCGTCACCATCACACTCAAAGCAGCGACCCGCCTTAACGTTGAAACTAAACCGTCCTGGCTTAAACCCTCGAGCTTTACTTTCAGGAAGCTGCGAGAACAGTGTCCTAATCTGATCAAATACCCCAAGATACGTCGCTGGATTAGAGCGAGGCGTCCTCCCGATAGGGCTCTGATCTATCACCACCATCGCCCCCAGCATATCAGCGCCCTCAAGGTCATTGGCTGATGTATCCACTGGCGAATGATCTGCATCCCGTCGCGGCCTCATCAATTCTCTATGAAGTCTGGCTGCGAGCTCCTCCATAATTAGAGAACTTTTTCCTGAACCAGATACGCCGGATACCCCACAGATGACCCCGAGAGGAATCGAGACATCAATATTTTTAAGGTTATTTCGCGAACAATCTCTCATGACAAGCCATCCCTTTGGTCTACGGCGCAAACGTGGAACAGGAATCGATTTTACCCCCGCCACATAAGAACCGGTGAGAGACAATGGATGTAATGCAATCTCATCCGGAGTCCCTGCAGCAATTACCTGCCCACCATGAACTCCCGCCGCTGGTCCCATATCAATCACATAATCAGCCTGTCTAATCGTGTCCAGATCATGCTCCACCACAAGAACCGTATTTCCTTGATCACGCAGACGCTTAAGCATCTGAATCAGGCGGTCATTATCTCGCTGATGCAAGCCAATACTTGGTTCATCAAGGATATATAATACTCCGCTGAGAGCAGAGCCTATCTGTGTAGCAAGCCGAATTCGTTGGCCTTCGCCACCAGAAAGTGTACGTGCCGTACGATTGATACTGAGATAGCCTAGACCTACCTCCTCCAGGAAGGTAAGCCGACGAATGATCTCGCGAACTGCACCTTCGGCAATCGTTGTTTCAGTAGATGAGAGCGAAAGATCGTTGAAAAAGACAAGCGCTTGTTCAATCGACAGGTCACCAAGCTCCATGATGTCTTTACCGCCGACTGTCACTGAGAGGGCATGCTTGTTGAGACGTTTGCCCATACATCCAGGACACGTATGCTCGGTTGCATATTTATCAAGAAAATACTCTGGATACTCCATACGCCAGGCCTCGGGATCGTTCTTATCCCACGGCCATTCATGGGTCACACCAAGCCCGTTACATGTATCACAGGCCCCAACGGGCGAGTTAAATGAGAAAAATCGCGGCTCAAGCTCTGGAAACGATTGTGCACAGTTGAGACACATGCGACTTGATGAGTACAGATATTCCTGATCACCAACTGTGATTTTGCACATACCACGAGCAATCTCAAAAGACTTTTCTACAGCCTCGTTAATGCGCCCACGCTCTAGATCTTCAACAGCAACCGAATCAATCAAAAGATCAATGGTATGTTTATATGTTTTCTCGAGCTTTAATTTCTTAATCTCATCTACAACTTTAAATTTACAAAGCATGCCGTCTACACGGAAACGATAAAATCCTTTTTGAAAAAGGTCGACAAGCTGATGTACAAATTCGCCCTTTTTAGCGTGCACTATAGGAGCTGAGATCGTGATCACTAATCCCTTAAACTGGTCCATAATCATCGATGTGATCGCATCAGGAGATTCTGGCTGGATTGGCGTTTTACATTCTGGACAACGCGGTCTCCCTACTCGTGCAAAGAGAACACGTAAATAATCATAAATTTCTGTGATCGTACCAACGGTAGAACGAGGGTTAGAACCGACTGTTTTTTGCTCGATCGCAATCGACGGACAAAGCCCTTCGATAACGTCAACATCGGGACGTCGTGCAATGCCCAAAAACTGTCGAGCATAAGACGACAGTGATTCCATGTAGCGACGCTTACCTTCGGTAAACAGAATATCAAGCGTCAGAGAGCTTTTACCTGATCCTGATGGCCCCGTAACCACGGTCAACGTTCCTTTAGGAACTCGAACGGTAATGTTTTTGAGATTATGCTCGCGAGCACCAACAATCGTGATCCAGTCCCTGAACTGGCGTTTGGACGATACGGATGCTGAAGCTATCTCATGAGCTGCGATCTTTGTTCGTTTCATAGTAAGGCTAAAAATGAGAGATTAATGACTACGAATAGTCTATCAAACAGCCCTAAAAATGCTATAGTGGATAGGAAAATGAGAAGTTGATTTTTACCCTAAAGTACGTACACTTGTCCGCATTATATGGTGAATGTAGCTCAGTTGGTAGAGCACCAGATTGTGGCTCTGGTGGTCGTGGGTTCGATTCCCACCATTCACCCCAAATTCCTTTCGGGACCCACGCATGTACAAAACAAGTCAACAGATACTCGGCGTACTGCTTATCACATGCGGCCTGATCATTGCAGGCAGCATCCTCATCAGCTCATTACATCTTTGTTTTCTCATACTCTTGATTGGCCTCAAACTGATCCCCGCAGCGTTAGCGTTCTATGTCGGTCTGCATCTGCTCAATCAAGCATCACATACTGAATGGTATCACGATTAATCAAAGGAGATGTTG encodes the following:
- the uvrA gene encoding excinuclease ABC subunit UvrA: MKRTKIAAHEIASASVSSKRQFRDWITIVGAREHNLKNITVRVPKGTLTVVTGPSGSGKSSLTLDILFTEGKRRYMESLSSYARQFLGIARRPDVDVIEGLCPSIAIEQKTVGSNPRSTVGTITEIYDYLRVLFARVGRPRCPECKTPIQPESPDAITSMIMDQFKGLVITISAPIVHAKKGEFVHQLVDLFQKGFYRFRVDGMLCKFKVVDEIKKLKLEKTYKHTIDLLIDSVAVEDLERGRINEAVEKSFEIARGMCKITVGDQEYLYSSSRMCLNCAQSFPELEPRFFSFNSPVGACDTCNGLGVTHEWPWDKNDPEAWRMEYPEYFLDKYATEHTCPGCMGKRLNKHALSVTVGGKDIMELGDLSIEQALVFFNDLSLSSTETTIAEGAVREIIRRLTFLEEVGLGYLSINRTARTLSGGEGQRIRLATQIGSALSGVLYILDEPSIGLHQRDNDRLIQMLKRLRDQGNTVLVVEHDLDTIRQADYVIDMGPAAGVHGGQVIAAGTPDEIALHPLSLTGSYVAGVKSIPVPRLRRRPKGWLVMRDCSRNNLKNIDVSIPLGVICGVSGVSGSGKSSLIMEELAARLHRELMRPRRDADHSPVDTSANDLEGADMLGAMVVIDQSPIGRTPRSNPATYLGVFDQIRTLFSQLPESKARGFKPGRFSFNVKAGRCFECDGDGVKKVSMQFMPDVVMTCKICRGKRYNAETLAITYKGKNIADILAMTATEALPFFEAHKHIAKRLQLMCDVGLGYVQLGQPSTTLSGGEAQRIKLVDELAKRGNETLYILDEPTTGLHNSDIEKLLMVLKRLVDKGNSMIIIEHNLDVLKTVDYLIDLGPEGGDKGGMVVAEGSPTKVALSAHSHTGLYLKAVLS